One stretch of Arthrobacter polaris DNA includes these proteins:
- a CDS encoding sugar kinase, translating to MAVVAPTLAEPLETATAFSVATAGAESNLAQWLADXGHTAAWASRVGEDPLGRRVIQALXKNGVDTTYVGVDPAAPTGVMFKNPGADSTTVHYYRKNSAAALMGPEMVDSLPWGKVRLLHLSGITPALSETCAQLVQQLFDRARLEGVPVSFDVNYRPGLWNVQSAMEVLRNYARQASYTFVGLDEAQTLWPGIESAQDVREFLXGSDTLIVKDGAVGATEFDGIASTFVPASVVEVVEVVGAXDAFAAGWLSAMLEGSRPQXRLARGHQFAARALSSTSDFQALKKEAADID from the coding sequence ATGGCCGTTGTTGCCCCAACCTTGGCCGAACCGCTAGAAACAGCTACTGCTTTTTCAGTCGCGACGGCCGGGGCGGAATCGAACCTGGCCCAGTGGCTGGCCGATNTGGGGCATACTGCTGCTTGGGCCAGCCGGGTTGGCGAGGATCCGTTGGGCAGGAGGGTGATACAAGCGCTGNCAAAGAACGGCGTTGACACCACATACGTTGGCGTTGATCCTGCCGCGCCAACGGGCGTAATGTTCAAGAACCCCGGCGCTGACTCGACCACTGTGCACTACTACCGCAAGAATTCCGCAGCAGCGCTCATGGGGCCCGAAATGGTGGATTCGCTGCCGTGGGGCAAGGTGCGGCTGCTGCACCTGTCTGGGATCACTCCTGCGCTGTCGGAGACGTGCGCGCAGCTTGTGCAGCAGCTCTTTGACAGGGCCAGGCTGGAAGGTGTGCCTGTCTCGTTTGACGTTAACTACCGCCCGGGGCTGTGGAATGTTCAGAGTGCTATGGAGGTTTTGCGAAATTACGCACGGCAAGCCAGTTATACCTTCGTTGGATTAGATGAGGCACAGACGCTGTGGCCGGGCATTGAGAGCGCCCAGGACGTGCGGGAGTTCCTGNGGGGTTCTGACACGCTGATCGTTAAGGACGGCGCCGTTGGTGCCACGGAATTTGATGGCATCGCATCCACGTTCGTTCCGGCCTCGGTGGTGGAGGTCGTTGAGGTGGTGGGTGCGNGGGATGCGTTTGCAGCAGGCTGGCTTTCAGCCATGCTCGAGGGGAGCAGGCCCCAACNNCGACTGGCACGAGGTCACCAATTTGCGGCCAGAGCCTTATCCAGCACCAGCGATTTTCAAGCACTGAAGAAAGAAGCGGCAGACATTGACTAA
- a CDS encoding carbohydrate ABC transporter permease: protein MSLNEWDGINDLKWVGLDNYIRLAKDPVFIGSIINTLKILFIVGIVTFVFAFALTMILRDMMGKKFVRSVLFFPTLINAMVFGIFAGFLFSPSGPVNKLLLLVGVQDPPKWLAQDNLFNMIMIVMIWSATGYFTTIIMSAVDQIPAYYYEAAGLDGAGPWAKFRHVTLPLAWDVISVCAVLWTMSSVKVFELILVFGGSTAKAPPTNTWSTALYVYQAAFGSGGDREFGISAASAIVSLPLVTVLTIGLRRMLRRDAVEI from the coding sequence TTGAGCCTAAACGAATGGGACGGCATCAACGATCTGAAGTGGGTGGGTCTGGACAATTACATCCGCCTGGCCAAGGACCCTGTATTCATCGGCTCCATCATCAACACCCTGAAAATTCTCTTCATTGTTGGAATCGTGACTTTTGTCTTCGCCTTCGCCCTGACCATGATCCTGCGGGACATGATGGGAAAGAAGTTTGTCCGTAGCGTACTGTTCTTCCCCACGTTGATCAATGCCATGGTTTTCGGTATTTTCGCTGGCTTCCTCTTCAGTCCTTCCGGGCCCGTGAACAAATTGTTGTTGCTGGTCGGTGTTCAAGACCCGCCCAAGTGGCTGGCCCAGGACAATCTGTTCAACATGATCATGATCGTGATGATCTGGAGCGCTACCGGCTACTTCACCACCATCATCATGTCCGCCGTGGATCAAATCCCTGCTTACTACTACGAAGCGGCCGGTCTTGACGGGGCTGGTCCCTGGGCCAAGTTCCGGCACGTTACNCTGCCGTTGGCCTGGGATGTCATCTCTGTCTGCGCAGTGTTGTGGACCATGAGTTCGGTGAAAGTCTTTGAGCTGATCCTGGTGTTTGGCGGTTCCACAGCGAAAGCACCGCCCACGAACACCTGGTCCACGGCACTGTACGTCTACCAGGCAGCCTTTGGCAGCGGTGGCGACCGAGAGTTTGGCATCTCTGCCGCATCGGCAATTGTCAGCCTNCCTTTGGTCACCGTTCTCACAATCGGTCTGCGGCGGATGCTGCGCCGTGACGCCGTTGAAATCTAG
- a CDS encoding ABC transporter substrate-binding protein, translating to MTQIKPWLKVATGAVLAASVAFTATGCATTDTLPPDGEKSLTYWSMWTETEPQAQVLKTSLDAFQKDTGVKVNVQWQGRKVLDKVTAGLLSNDVPDLVDQAYDGLGPALAKTNQLEDLASVLKESIPGEDGKTVGDVIPAKYFDVLPTYGGNVKTYMVPYTISNVSVFYNKANKIAPEAPKTWDELIANCKKALAANIACIASDGDATWANSYWFDYLLNRNGGDGSFAKLLEDKTGASWEDPAVLKTAQQIQDLIKSGYIIKGYDASKYPEQQNAWAADKALYYLMGSWAPAETGKYAAEGFDYGAFNFPTTSASSTTANDSIAFGFAVPKKAKHTDEAKQFIAYFANKDRMGEISTVANNLSARPDVEAPATLKDVAAILADNPTRLPNDGVSGDVVDKGFNATFDKLFLGKVSAEEYVKEAKSAMVAYWNAKG from the coding sequence ATGACTCAGATTAAGCCTTGGCTTAAAGTTGCCACCGGCGCCGTGTTGGCAGCATCGGTTGCTTTCACAGCCACCGGATGCGCAACCACCGACACCCTTCCGCCNGACGGCGAGAAGTCACTTACTTACTGGTCGATGTGGACAGAAACTGAGCCTCAGGCGCAGGTCCTCAAGACCTCTCTTGATGCGTTCCAGAAGGACACCGGCGTCAAGGTTAATGTCCAGTGGCAAGGACGTAAGGTCCTAGACAAGGTCACCGCCGGTCTGCTCTCCAATGATGTCCCGGACCTGGTTGACCAGGCCTATGACGGTCTGGGCCCGGCCCTTGCCAAGACGAACCAGCTAGAGGACCTTGCTTCGGTACTCAAGGAGTCCATCCCTGGCGAAGACGGCAAGACCGTTGGCGATGTCATTCCGGCCAAGTACTTCGACGTTCTACCCACCTATGGCGGCAACGTGAAGACCTACATGGTTCCCTACACCATCTCCAACGTCTCAGTGTTCTACAACAAGGCCAACAAGATTGCCCCGGAAGCNCCCAAGACTTGGGATGAGCTGATAGCCAACTGCAAGAAGGCCCTCGCAGCCAATATTGCTTGTATCGCCTCTGACGGTGACGCAACCTGGGCCAACAGCTACTGGTTTGACTACTTACTCAACCGCAACGGTGGCGACGGTTCCTTCGCCAAGCTGCTCGAAGACAAGACTGGCGCTTCCTGGGAGGATCCAGCCGTCCTAAAGACTGCGCAGCAAATCCAGGATCTCATCAAGAGCGGCTACATCATCAAGGGCTACGACGCTTCCAAGTACCCGGAGCAGCAGAACGCTTGGGCCGCCGATAAGGCCCTGTACTACCTGATGGGCAGCTGGGCCCCGGCGGAAACCGGAAAGTATGCTGCCGAAGGATTTGACTACGGCGCATTCAACTTCCCCACCACCTCGGCATCATCCACGACGGCTAACGACTCCATTGCCTTCGGTTTTGCAGTGCCGAAGAAGGCCAAGCACACTGACGAAGCAAAGCAGTTCATTGCCTACTTCGCCAACAAGGACCGCATGGGTGAAATCTCCACAGTAGCGAATAACCTCTCTGCCCGCCCCGACGTCGAAGCTCCTGCCACGTTGAAAGACGTCGCTGCCATCCTGGCCGACAACCCCACAAGGCTCCCCAATGATGGTGTCTCCGGTGACGTCGTTGACAAGGGTTTCAACGCAACTTTTGACAAGCTGTTCCTGGGCAAGGTCTCTGCTGAGGAATACGTCAAGGAAGCAAAGTCCGCCATGGTGGCCTACTGGAATGCCAAAGGATAA
- the dgoD gene encoding galactonate dehydratase has protein sequence MKITKIETFQVPXRWLFLRVETESGLVGWXEPIVEGRAETVAAAVAEMSDYLIGEDASKIEDHWQVLTKGGFYRGGPVFXSAVAGIDQALWDIKGKALDVPIYELLGGPVRDKVRMYTWIHGESPAELADSTREAMAEGFTAVKFCPAGKLAXLDTAATIRKMVSSLAAVREAGGDELDIALDFHGRFTPAMSRRVLPLMEEYLPIFAEEVLLPELSGDLGLIAQATSIPLAXGERLYSRWDFKTVLGNGVSVVQPDLSHAGXISEVRRIAAMAEAYGVQLAPHCXLGPIALAASLQVDIASPNFLLQEQSRGAGYQEGPDLFDYMSEPEVFNMGTGYIERPVAPGLGIGIDEEKVRHAALTPHRWRNSIWRQNDNSFLEW, from the coding sequence ATGAAAATTACGAAGATAGAAACGTTTCAGGTTCCCNCGCGCTGGCTGTTCCTGCGCGTGGAGACCGAGAGCGGCTTGGTGGGCTGGNGAGAGCCCATCGTTGAAGGTCGGGCCGAGACTGTTGCTGCCGCGGTTGCTGAGATGTCCGACTATCTCATTGGTGAAGATGCCTCCAAGATTGAGGACCATTGGCAGGTCCTCACCAAGGGCGGCTTCTATCGGGGTGGGCCTGTCTTTNCCAGTGCTGTGGCTGGCATTGACCAGGCGCTGTGGGACATCAAAGGCAAGGCACTGGATGTTCCCATCTACGAGTTGCTTGGCGGTCCCGTGCGGGACAAAGTGCGCATGTATACCTGGATTCATGGGGAGAGCCCGGCTGAGCTTGCCGATTCGACACGTGAAGCGATGGCAGAAGGCTTTACAGCAGTGAAGTTCTGCCCCGCAGGCAAGCTCGCCNCCCTCGACACAGCAGCGACTATTCGGAAAATGGTGAGCTCGCTCGCCGCGGTTCGCGAAGCTGGCGGTGACGAGTTGGACATCGCCTTGGACTTCCATGGCAGGTTCACCCCGGCCATGTCCCGGCGGGTTCTGCCCTTGATGGAGGAGTATCTGCCCATCTTTGCCGAAGAGGTGCTCTTGCCCGAGCTCTCCGGTGACCTTGGCCTGATTGCCCAGGCAACATCGATTCCGCTGGCCNTTGGGGAACGTCTCTATTCTCGATGGGATTTCAAAACTGTCTTGGGTAATGGTGTCAGTGTTGTTCAACCGGATTTGAGCCACGCTGGGNGTATCTCCGAAGTGCGCAGAATCGCGGCAATGGCCGAAGCCTATGGTGTTCAGCTGGCCCCGCATTGCNCCCTCGGACCCATAGCACTTGCCGCCAGCCTGCAGGTGGACATTGCCAGCCCCAACTTCCTGCTCCAGGAGCAGAGCCGAGGTGCTGGTTACCAGGAAGGTCCAGACCTCTTTGACTACATGAGCGAGCCAGAGGTCTTCAACATGGGAACGGGCTACATTGAACGGCCCGTGGCCCCAGGGTTGGGCATCGGCATTGATGAGGAAAAGGTGCGCCATGCCGCCTTGACCCCGCACCGCTGGCGCAACTCCATCTGGCGCCAAAACGACAACTCTTTCCTGGAATGGTAG
- a CDS encoding NAD(P)-dependent oxidoreductase gives MKPLLLLTGGNGTVGRLLLEHLRRSYRIRVTTRTALDPRPSIFAPEDELVVGDLSDPDFCRSVVVGCHAIVHLAANASPASSVGEALGNVTMVEYLLSAAREDSIHHIVIASSVHATGLDYRDGVHHIDPAMAPRPCCPYGAGKIAIEALARLHQDSQNNAVSCLRLGLTGWPLIERQFAETWFSSGDLRTLIDAALNRSPGFGIYHGVSVDSVQRWNTQNALEDLGXVPRDRWEVEPARVPLATSSTCQLFQIS, from the coding sequence TTGAAACCTCTTCTCCTTCTCACCGGAGGAAACGGCACGGTTGGCCGCTTGTTGCTGGAGCATTTGCGCCGCAGCTACCGGATCAGGGTCACCACACGAACGGCCCTCGATCCGCGGCCGTCCATATTCGCTCCAGAAGATGAGCTCGTGGTCGGTGATCTCTCAGACCCGGATTTCTGCCGGTCTGTGGTGGTCGGTTGCCATGCAATCGTCCACCTTGCCGCCAACGCCTCTCCAGCCTCTTCGGTTGGGGAGGCGTTGGGCAATGTCACCATGGTGGAGTATCTACTCTCCGCAGCACGCGAAGATTCCATCCACCACATCGTGATTGCAAGTTCAGTTCACGCCACCGGATTGGACTACCGTGACGGAGTCCACCACATTGATCCGGCTATGGCACCGCGTCCCTGTTGCCCCTACGGTGCTGGNAAAATCGCCATCGAGGCGTTGGCTCGACTCCACCAAGACTCACAAAACAATGCGGTCTCCTGTCTCAGGCTTGGCTTAACTGGTTGGCCCTTGATTGAACGGCAGTTTGCCGAGACTTGGTTTTCCAGCGGGGATTTGCGCACTTTGATCGATGCCGCACTGAACCGGTCNCCCGGCTTCGGCATCTACCACGGCGTATCTGTTGATTCGGTACAACGTTGGAACACNCAAAATGCACTTGAAGATCTTGGCTGNGTTCCCCGGGACCGCTGGGAAGTTGAGCCCGCCCGCGTGCCTTTGGCCACCTCCAGCACTTGCCAACTATTCCAAATATCATAA
- a CDS encoding carbohydrate ABC transporter permease, translated as MNQVITQPPLQTETTQASRPPHIPTRRKSSRKDRISLGGYVGRAAVWLLVAFNLFLLVWMVITSLRDTRDIVRDPLXSLPAVPFWENFSTAWSTGAFGPALINSVVATLVSSILVVAIAAPAAYVLAKSTRKXSSTFTLLFVLGLGVPGQVLLVPVYIMMAKFQDISHLKMINSIQGLIIVMVGLGIPFTVFLLAGFFRTLPVEIEEAAAIDGSSGIRTFIQIVLPLARSGLVTAFMLAVISGWNETLFSLVLLTTSENRTLPIALLAFLDQAQFNGADWGGLFAGIVMVVTPVLALFIWLGRRIVEGMTVGISK; from the coding sequence ATGAACCAAGTCATAACTCAGCCTCCGCTTCAGACTGAAACGACACAGGCATCCCGTCCTCCGCACATTCCCACACGGCGCAAGTCCTCCCGGAAGGACCGCATCAGCCTGGGTGGCTATGTAGGCCGCGCTGCCGTCTGGCTGCTAGTGGCCTTCAACCTCTTCCTTCTGGTATGGATGGTCATCACGTCCCTACGCGATACGCGAGACATTGTCCGCGATCCGCTGNNGAGCCTGCCGGCAGTCCCGTTCTGGGAAAACTTCTCCACCGCATGGAGCACAGGAGCATTCGGCCCAGCGCTCATCAACTCGGTGGTTGCCACGCTTGTTTCTTCCATATTGGTGGTTGCCATTGCGGCTCCAGCAGCTTACGTGCTGGCCAAGTCCACACGGAAGNNCTCTTCCACCTTCACCCTGCTCTTTGTGCTGGGGCTGGGCGTTCCAGGACAGGTGCTGCTGGTGCCCGTGTACATCATGATGGCCAAGTTTCAGGACATCTCACACCTGAAGATGATCAACAGCATCCAAGGGCTCATCATTGTGATGGTCGGCTTGGGTATCCCCTTCACCGTTTTCCTGCTGGCCGGATTCTTCCGTACCCTGCCGGTGGAAATTGAGGAAGCAGCCGCCATCGACGGCTCCTCCGGTATCCGCACCTTCATCCAGATTGTGCTGCCGTTGGCTCGCTCCGGCTTGGTCACCGCCTTCATGCTGGCAGTCATCAGTGGCTGGAACGAAACCTTGTTCTCGCTGGTATTGCTCACCACCTCCGAAAATCGCACACTGCCGATCGCACTACTGGCATTCCTCGACCAGGCACAATTCAACGGCGCTGACTGGGGCGGGCTCTTTGCCGGCATTGTCATGGTGGTTACNCCCGTTCTGGCACTGTTCATCTGGCTGGGCCGACGCATTGTTGAAGGCATGACAGTCGGTATCAGCAAATGA
- a CDS encoding bifunctional 4-hydroxy-2-oxoglutarate aldolase/2-dehydro-3-deoxy-phosphogluconate aldolase — protein MTNEFFENMFSTTPIMAILRGLGVQRTLEVAELAWNIGVTCVEVPIQTPEDLKTLEALAQAARERGLVTGAGTVLNLTHVAQAKDCGAAFTVSPGTNLEVIQACAEAGLAHLPGVATASDIQVAMGQGLDWVKAFPASVLGTSWLKAMGGPFPGLKFVSTGGMDAHNAREFLDAGARVIAVGSALEDPRQLGLLAELLRERT, from the coding sequence TTGACTAACGAGTTCTTTGAGAACATGTTTTCCACCACCCCGATCATGGCTATTTTGCGGGGCCTGGGCGTGCAGCGCACCCTCGAAGTGGCCGAGCTGGCGTGGAATATCGGGGTGACCTGCGTGGAGGTGCCCATCCAGACTCCTGAAGACCTCAAGACATTGGAAGCGTTGGCTCAGGCCGCCCGAGAGCGCGGCTTGGTGACCGGTGCCGGGACGGTTCTTAACCTGACACACGTGGCGCAGGCCAAGGATTGCGGGGCCGCTTTCACGGTGAGCCCAGGAACCAATCTCGAGGTGATTCAGGCGTGCGCTGAAGCCGGGTTGGCCCATCTGCCAGGGGTTGCAACAGCGAGCGATATTCAGGTGGCTATGGGCCAAGGCCTTGACTGGGTCAAGGCCTTTCCAGCCAGCGTGCTGGGAACCTCCTGGCTAAAGGCCATGGGCGGACCGTTCCCCGGGTTGAAGTTCGTCTCAACCGGCGGTATGGACGCCCACAACGCGAGGGAGTTCCTTGACGCAGGTGCGCGAGTTATTGCAGTAGGATCCGCATTGGAAGACCCGCGCCAGCTAGGGCTTCTGGCTGAGCTACTGCGCGAAAGGACTTAG